From the genome of Coriobacteriia bacterium:
GGCTGGAGGCGGGCAGCTTCACGTAGCGGGGACGAAGGAGACCGCGATCCCCTATGATGCCGAGCCGATCGTCGGACTGCATGCCGCCACGCCCGCACTGAGCCGTAACGAACCGCCCCCGAACCTCGTCGGCGGCGATATCCGACGCCGGCGAGCGCAAAGCCGTCGACCGAATCAGCCGCCCCGTCTCAAGATCGACGACGTGGACCTTCCCCGTCGTGTCCAGCACCGCCGCCACCGCCGCACTGCTGGGCGCTTGCGAACAGCCGCTCGCCGCGAACGACGCTGCACCGAACAGAAGCGCCATACTCATCAACGCTGACCATCCTGACCTCACAACTCGCCCCTCTCGTCGCCCCGACTGGCTCCACGGTCTTTCTCTGCCGACGCCTGACTCCCTTCCCCATGACTCTGCGCGGATTCGTCCCTCCAGGCACTGCCCTGTGAATCGCTTTGTGCTGTCACCCACGAGCGGGGACCGTCAACCACTGTCGGCCGACGGCCCCCGCGATCCTCCTACTCGCTGTAGGCGAATGTGCTCGTGTAGCGGGAGTTCACCAGGTCGGCCGGCTTGACCCAGTAGCCGCCATCGGCGTCCAGGTCAAGGCCGGTGCGAACCTTCCAGCCAGCCCACGGCAGCTTCGAGCAGTACCAGCGCGAGAGGTCCGTCTTCGAGGAGTTGACGTCGTAAGGCTTGCCTCTATGGGTGGCACTCCAGCTCACGACGGATTTCCCGTAGCTCGCTTTGCTCGGCACCCAGATACCGAATGCGTAGTCGTAGTTGCGGAAGCTTGCGGGTGTCTCAAGTTGCACCTGGCTGACCGGCGTCTTGTTCGCCGACCACACACACTTCGAGTAGTCCGAGCTGTGGAGCGCGTCGTTGAATATGCCGGCGTGTCCGACCAGGAACCCGCCCGGGAACGCGCACACGATGTCGCCAGTGTCGAACCGAGCGAACGATAGGTGGTTGTGCCCGTCGCCGATGCCACCCGCATCGGTCGGGGTCGTGTCGTCGCTCGGAAGAACGGGTGTGGGCAGGTCCCACTTCTTGGGGACAGAGCCATCGCGGTCCAGGCGCTTGTGGGCACGCGGTGCCGCGCCCGCCGTGATCGGCGCGGCTGCGGTGAGAAGCATGAGCGCGGCAAGAACCGCCGCGAGACGAGCTGTACTTTGGCGCATCGGGTACGCCCCCTCTCGATCGTTGGACAATCGTGCCGACCGCGCGTGGCCGAGACAGACCGTACGACGAGAGTGCCACCGGATTCGTACCGATTTCTTACCTTCGCGCAGTGCTCTGGACGCGGCCGACTTGCCGAGCGCACTATGTGAACACGAGGAATGATCGAAGCTGGGGGACGCCATGGGTCGGTATCACGGATTCGCGCGCACGTGGAGGAGCATCACACTGCTGACGGCGGCGTGTCTTCTCGCGTTGGCCAGCGGCACTGCGGCCTTCGCCGACACCACCCCGACCGCGCCTCCGCCCAGCAGCGAGACAACGACCCCGACGGTACCTCCGTCGTCTGATGTCACTCCGCCCGCACCCGGTCCGCGTCCGATCGCCCGCTCGGTCACCGCACCCATCGTCGCGCGCAACTACCGCGCGTTCCCCGTGAGCTGCATCGTCTCGGCGACCACACCCGCGACCGTGACCGTCGAGTACCGGCGCATCATCCGAGGCAAGGCCAGCGCCTGGCGACCACTCGCCCAACGGGTGCTCGCGTCGCCGATGGCGTCGAAGCGCGTCGCGGTGTCCGTCCGCCTGCGCACGCGCGGCCTGTACCAGGTACGCATGAGTGTCTCGGCGAGCGGCTGCCCCGGTCCGACTCACACGTCGTCTCGCCGCGTCCGCTCGGTCGGCAGTAAGGTCGTGGCTCTCACGTTCGACGACGGGCCGTCGGGCCGCACCACACCCCTGGTACTCGCCGCGCTGCGAAGCGCGGACGCGCCCGCGACGTTCTTCCTCACGGGCCGCCTTGCAGCGGCAGCTCCCGGCACCACACGCCGGATTCACGCCGAAGGCCACCTGCTCGCGAGTCACTCGCTTGCCCACCGCATCCTGACGCAGCTTGGAGGCGGCGCACTCGCATCAGACCTCGCCTCGGGCAAGCGCATCGTCGAGAGCATCAGCGGCCAGAAGGTCACGTGGCTCCGCCCGCCGTACGGCTCGACTTCACCGCGCGTGGCGGACGCGATTCGGTCTGCCGGGATGCGCCAGGTTCTGTGGACCGTCGACCCCCAAGATTGGCGAGGAGGCTCGGCTGGCAGCATCGCCGGCCACGTGCTCAGCCACACGCGTGACGGTTCGATCGTGCTCATGCACGACTCGGGCGGCCAAGTCGCTACGACGGGACGTGCCGTGCCGATCATCCTCAGCGGGCTGAAGCGCCGCGGCTACGACTGCGTGAACCTCGACGAGCTTGCAGCGCTGGGGTATCGCATCCGCTGAGGCTGGCCCGCGACTACGCGCGCCCTGCGATTGGTGCCGTGAGTGGCGTTAACCATGAAATTCCTTCACGCGCTGACGGTTTTTCATGGTAGATCATGGCTCAGGTACCCGGTGAACCGACGAGTCCGCCCCTCACGGCGTCCGGAAGTAGTCCTTCAGGCCCACAACGTACCAGTTCACACCGTCGGGACTCGTCACATAGACGTGGTAGACTTTGTAGCCTTTCGCATCAGCGGCGGCCCCTTCTGACAGCTTGAAGACGATGCGCCGGAACTTGTAGTTCTCGAACAACTGAGTGGTGCCCTGCGGGCCGTCGACACGGTAGCCACTCCCGTAATAGGAGATGCCACTCGGCTCCGCGCGCTCGCGGGTCTCGCTCCAGCGCTCGATGACCTCGAACGACCCCTGCTCCCCCTCGGTTCCAAAGCCGCCAGTGCCTGTCACCGAGAGCAAGAACTCGCTAGCTTCCTCATCCACGGCCTGCATGAGGAGCGCATCATCCTCAAGCATCTTGGCATCCCACTCTGAGTTCCATTCCGCGAAGTGCACCAGCTTGTTGGCAGGATGCCAGAGCCGGACCAGTTCCAGGTTGAAATCGTTGTACGTCGGCTCGTCTCCCGCCCTCGCCTGCTCGATGGCGCTCTGCCCCGCCCGCGTGAGCCGGATCTCGATCTCCTCAAGCGACACGCCGGGCGGAGGCGGCTTGAGAGCCAGCTCGGCGATGCGGGTTTCGAAGCGCTCTGTTCGCGCGCGGTCGTACAAGATGGGCCCCGCGAGAACCGCCAAGGCGAGGACCAAGATGAACACGAGCGCCGCAGCGGCGCGGAAGGTCGCCATGCGTTGCTTGTTGCTCGCGCGATCGAGAACGGCAATCAGGGTGCCCACGGCAGCGACCGCCACCGCGAGCAGGCATGAGCCGAACAACGCCATCCCAGCGTAGAGGCCGACCCACGCGTCACCGGAGGACCACAGGAACATGAGAACCGCCGTGCCCACCGTGGCGGAAACCGCGGCCCCGAGCCCGAGCCAAAGCGTCGCCTTCTCCGTGCCGCGATGCAGCAACCACGGGATGAACGCCACCCCCACTGCTTGTGCCGCATAGAACAAGACGATCAGCGCAAGTTCCGACGATTCCTGTCCGCTCAACGATCCCCCTACCCCCGCGGATACACCACCTTAAGAGGATACGCGACCACGGCCCCGATCGGCGGTCTTTGACCTTCTGGCCCGCATGGAGGCTGCAGACCCCTGGGTCCCTACTCGACCCTGACGACGTACCACTGTCTGCCGTCGGGGCTACCGAGATGCACTTTCAGCACCTTCGAATACAGCGGTTTCGCATTCTGACTCAACTCGTATTCGATGCGCTGGGACTGATATCCCTCCAGCAGAGAGACGACCCCCGGTGTGCCCCGCGAGCGCGACGGGCCTACGGGCCGTCGGTCATGGTGTCCGAATGTGCCGCGCGGCGCCAACGACGTGCCAGCTCAGGCCGTCTGGGCTGGCCAGGTAGACGTGGCAGACCAAGTAACCATCCGAATCGGCTGCGGTTCCTTCTGACACCTTGAAGATGATGCGCTTGAATCGATGGTTCTCGAACAGAAGCGTTGTGCCTTCTGGACCGACGATGCGAAAACCTTTGAACCGCAGACCGGCTCGCTCCGCCCTTTCTCGATCTTCGTCCGTTCGTTCGATAACCGTGAACGTCGCATCCGCGCCGATCCCCTCAAACCCATGATATAGGCCGGCCAAGCGATCTCGAGCTGCCTCGTCTGCCGCCTCCAATACGAGTGCGTCATCCTCAAGCATCTCGGGCAGCTCCCATCTCGAAGGCTCAGCCCTGAGATGCGCGAACTTGGCCGCCGGGTGCCACAGCTTGACGAGCTCACGGTCGAACGCGGTGTGACGCACAGAGCCACC
Proteins encoded in this window:
- a CDS encoding polysaccharide deacetylase family protein, translating into MGRYHGFARTWRSITLLTAACLLALASGTAAFADTTPTAPPPSSETTTPTVPPSSDVTPPAPGPRPIARSVTAPIVARNYRAFPVSCIVSATTPATVTVEYRRIIRGKASAWRPLAQRVLASPMASKRVAVSVRLRTRGLYQVRMSVSASGCPGPTHTSSRRVRSVGSKVVALTFDDGPSGRTTPLVLAALRSADAPATFFLTGRLAAAAPGTTRRIHAEGHLLASHSLAHRILTQLGGGALASDLASGKRIVESISGQKVTWLRPPYGSTSPRVADAIRSAGMRQVLWTVDPQDWRGGSAGSIAGHVLSHTRDGSIVLMHDSGGQVATTGRAVPIILSGLKRRGYDCVNLDELAALGYRIR